Proteins encoded in a region of the Corvus hawaiiensis isolate bCorHaw1 chromosome 18, bCorHaw1.pri.cur, whole genome shotgun sequence genome:
- the CMKLR1 gene encoding chemerin-like receptor 1 has translation MALPNLSDYLDGLNNYSDYPDYTYEDSSGVWADPSHNPKDITRILSVIIYSVSCVLGILGNGLVIAIITLKMKKSVNAIWFLNLAVADFLFNIFLPINIAYTAMSYHWIFGTVMCKLNSFLLILNMYTSVLLLTTISFDRYVSVVFPVWSQNHRSTNLAYGVCVIIWTVGIVMSCPSLVFRDTAQTRNSVICFSNFSLSRNKSYEGLALMRHRTVNITRFLAGYILPITIITFCYAAIVFNLRRNRLAKSKKPFKIIITIIVTFFLCWSPYHLLNLLETVPDTVPWSVFEIFIPLTTALAASNSCMNPVLYVFMGQDFKKFKVTLLSRLVNALSEETGHSSIVHRSFSKISSMTEKETTVV, from the coding sequence ATGGCGCTTCCCAACCTGTCCGATTACTTGGATGGCCTCAACAACTACAGCGACTACCCGGACTACACCTACGAGGACAGCAGCGGCGTGTGGGCTGACCCGTCCCACAACCCCAAGGACATCACCCGGATCCTGTCCGTCATCATCTACAGCGTGTCCTGCGTGCTGGGCATCCTGGGCAACGGCCTCGTCATCGCTATCATCACCCTCAAGATGAAGAAGTCGGTCAACGCCATCTGGTTCCTCAACCTGGCTGTGGCCGACTTCCTCTTCAACATCTTCCTGCCCATCAACATCGCCTACACGGCCATGAGCTACCACTGGATCTTCGGCACGGTCATGTGCAAGCTgaactccttcctcctcatcctcaacATGTACACCAGTGTCCTGCTGCTCACCACCATCAGCTTCGACCGCTACGTGTCCGTGGTGTTCCCGGTGTGGTCTCAGAACCACCGCTCCACCAACCTGGCCTACGGGGTTTGTGTGATCATCTGGACCGTGGGCATCGTCATGAGCTGCCCCTCGCTCGTCTTCCGGGACACGGCGCAGACCCGCAATTCCGTGATTTGTTTCAGCAACTTTTCCCTCTCCAGGAATAAATCCTATGAAGGGCTGGCTCTGATGAGGCACCGCACGGTGAACATCACCAGGTTCCTGGCTGGGTACATCCTACCCATCACCATCATCACCTTCTGCTACGCCGCCATCGTCTTCAACCTGCGCCGGAACCGCCTGGCCAAGTCCAAGAAGCCTTTCAagatcatcatcaccatcatcgtcaccttcttcctctgctgGAGCCCCTACCACCTGTTGAACCTGCTGGAGACGGTGCCCGACACGGTGCCCTGGTCCGTGTTTGAGATCTTCATCCCACTCACCACGGCACTGGCGGCCTCCAACAGCTGCATGAACCCCGTCCTCTACGTCTTCATGGGCCAGGACTTCAAGAAGTTCAAGGTGACCCTCCTTTCCAGGCTGGTGAACGCCCTCAGCGAGGAGACAGGACACTCCAGCATCGTGCACAGGAGCTTCTCCAAGATCTCCTCCATGACTGAGAAGGAGACAACAGTTGTCTAA
- the WSCD2 gene encoding LOW QUALITY PROTEIN: WSC domain-containing protein 2 (The sequence of the model RefSeq protein was modified relative to this genomic sequence to represent the inferred CDS: deleted 1 base in 1 codon), giving the protein MAKLLLKLQRYFRRKPVRFFTLLALYLAAGSLVFLHSGFSGEPTVPGSPRSPAAAEGPGLPYLGVMQLSRGFKAAATMPAGARRHGSWFKSTSKEPSERGKSRDNGGPRSRALRGRSGREKEEDRARYIGCYEDNTRRRTLRGMSFFDYKKMTVFRCQDNCAERGYLYAGLEFGAECYCGHKIQASNASESECNMECKGERSNTCGGINRLSIYRLELAQESARRYGSAIFRGCFRQPENVSIALPASQLMLNMSVDKCVDFCTEKEFPLAALAGTTCRCGFPSTLFPLHEREDEQLCAHKCAAEEFESCGSAEFLLVYQTQVQDNRCMDRRFLPSRAKQLVALASFPGAGNTWARHLIELATGFYTGSYYFDGSLYNKGFKGERDHWRSGRTICIKTHESGQKEIESFDSAILLIRNPYKALMAEFNRKYGGHIGFAAHAHWKGKEWPEFVANYAPWWATHTLDWLRYGKKVLVVHFEDLKQDLFVQLQRMVALLGVPACEDRLLCVEGQKDGNFKRSGLRKLEYDPYTPEMRKVISGYIRTVDAALKLRNLSGVPEDYFPR; this is encoded by the exons ATGGCCAAGCTTTTGCTAAAACTCCAGCGGTATTTTCGGCGCAAACCCGTGCGCTTCTTCACGCTGCTGGCTCTGTATCTGGCCGCCGGCAGCTTGGTTTTCCTGCATTCCGGCTTTTCCGGGGAGCCCACGGTGCCGGGGagcccgcgcagccccgcggccgccgaGGGGCCGGGGCTGCCTTACCTGGGGGTGATGCAGCTCAGCCGCGGCTTCAAGGCAGCGGCGACGATGCCGGCGGGGGCCCGGCGCCACGGCTCCTGGTTCAAAAGCACCTCCAAGGAGCCGTCGGAGAGGGGAAAATCCCGGGATAACGGCGGCCCCCGGAGCCGGGCGCTCAGGGGCAGGAGCGGCCGCGAGAAGGAGGAGGACAGAG CCCGGTACATTGGCTGCTACGAGGACAACACCCGGCGGAGGACCCTGCGTGGGATGTCCTTCTTCGACTACAAGAAGATGACGGTGTTCCGTTGCCAGGACAACTGTGCCGAGCG GGGGTACCTATACGCAGGGCTGGAATTCGGGGCCGAGTGCTACTGCGGGCACAAGATCCAGGCGTCCAACGCCAGCGAATCCGAGTGCAACATGGAATGCAAGGGAGAGCGGAGCAACACCTGCGGCGGGATCAACCGGCTCTCCATCTACCGCCTGGAGCTGGCCCAGGAATCCGCCCGCAGAT aTGGAAGCGCGATATTCCGAGGGTGTTTCCGCCAGCCGGAAAACGTCTCCATTGCCCTGCCCGCCAGCCAGCTCATGCTCAACATGTCCGTGGATAAATGTGTGGATTTCTGCACGGAAAAG GAATTCCCGCTGGCAGCGCTGGCGGGCACCACGTGCCGCTGCGGCTTTCCCAGCACGCTGTTCCCGCTGCACGAGCGCGAGGACGAGCAGCTCTGCGCCCACAAATGCGCCGCCGAGGAGTTCGAGAGCTGCGGCTCCGCCGAGTTCCTGCTGGTCTACCAGACACAAGTGCAGG ACAACCGCTGCATGGACAGGAGGTTCCTGCCCAGCCGTGCCAAGCAGTTGGTGGCCCTGGCCAgttttcctggagctgggaacacCTGGGCCCGGCACCTGATCGAGTTGGCCACCGGCTTCTACACC GGCAGCTACTACTTCGATGGGTCCCTCTACAACAAAG GATTCAAGGGCGAGCGGGATCACTGGAGGAGCGGGAGGACCATTTGCATCAAGACCCACGAGAGCGGGCAGAAGGAGATCGAGTCCTTCGACTCGGCCATTCTGCTCATCCGCAACCCCTACAAGGCCCTCATGGCCGAGTTCAACCGCAAATACGGGGGACACATCGGCTTCGCTGCCCACGCCCACTGGAAGGGCAAAG AGTGGCCAGAGTTTGTGGCCAACTACGCGCCGTGGTGGGCGACCCACACGCTGGACTGGCTGCGCTACGGGAAGAAGGTGCTGGTGGTGCACTTTGAGGACCTCAAACAGGACCTGTTCgtgcagctgcagaggatgGTGGCCCTGCTGGGTGTCCCTGCCTGCGAGGACAGGCTGCTGTGCGTGGAGGGACAGAAGGATGGCAACTTCAAGCGCTCGGGCCTGAGGAAACTGGAGTACGACCCCTACACGCCCGAGATGAGGAAGGTGATCAGCGGCTACATCCGAACCGTGGACGCGGCGCTGAAGCTCCGCAACCTCTCGGGGGTGCCCGAGGATTATTTCCCCAGATGA